The Piliocolobus tephrosceles isolate RC106 chromosome 2, ASM277652v3, whole genome shotgun sequence genome window below encodes:
- the GPR160 gene encoding probable G-protein coupled receptor 160: MTALSSENCSFQYQLHQTSQPLDVNCLLFLIILGKILLNILTLGMRRKNTCQNFMEYFCISLAFIDLLLLVNISIILYFRDFVLLSIRFTKYHICLLTQIISFTYGFLHYPVFLIACIDYCLNFSKTTKLSFKCQKLFYFFTVILIWISVLAYVLGDPAIYQSLKAQNAYSHHCPFYVSIQSYWLSLFMVMILFVAFITSWEEVTTLVQAVRITSYMNETILYFPFSSHSSYTVRSKKIFLSKLIVCFLSTWLPFVLLQVIILLLKVQVPAYIEMNIPWLYFVNSFLIATVYWFNCHKLNLRDIGLPLDPFVNWKCCFIPLTIPNLEQIEKPISIMIC; this comes from the coding sequence atgaCTGCCCTCTCTTCAGAGAACTGCTCTTTTCAGTACCAGTTACATCAAACCAGCCAGCCCCTAGATGTTAACTGTCTGCTGTTCTTGATCATACTtgggaaaatattattaaatatcctTACACtaggaatgagaagaaaaaacacCTGTCAAaattttatggaatatttttgcatttcacTAGCATTCATTGATCTTTTACTTTTGGTAAACATTTCCATTATATTGTATTTCAGGGATTTTGTACTTTTAAGCATTAGGTTTACTAAATACCACATCTGCCTATTAActcaaattatttcctttacttATGGCTTTTTGCATTATCCAGTTTTCCTGATAGCTTGTATagattattgcctcaatttctcTAAAACAACCAAGCTTTCATTTAagtgtcaaaaattattttatttctttacagtaattttaatttggatttcagTCCTTGCTTATGTTTTGGGAGACCCAGCCATCTACCAAAGCCTGAAGGCACAGAATGCTTATTCTCATCACTGTCCTTTCTATGTCAGCATTCAGAGTTACTGGCTGTCACTTTTCATGGTGATGATTTTATTTGTAGCTTTCATAACCTCTTGGGAAGAAGTTACTACTTTGGTACAGGCTGTCAGGATAACTTCCTATATGAATGAAACTatcttatattttcctttttcatcccaCTCCAGTTACACTGTGAGATCGAAAAAAATATTCTTATCCAAGCTCATTGTCTGTTTTCTCAGTACCTGGTTACCATTTGTACTACTTCAGGTAATCATTCTTTTACTTAAAGTTCAGGTTCCAGCATATATTGAGATGAATATTCCCTGGTTGTACTTTGTCAATAGTTTTCTCATTGCTACAGTGTATTGGTTTAATTGTCACAAGCTTAATTTAAGAGACATTGGATTACCTTTGGATCCATTTGTCAACTGGAAGTGCTGCTTCATTCCACTTACAATTCCTAATCTTGAGCAAATAGAAAAGCCTATATCAATAATGATTTGTTAA